The sequence CACGCCGGTGATGATGGTGGTGATGTAGGGGGTGCGGAAGCGCGGGTGCACCTTGCCGAACGCTGCGGGAAGGAGCCCGTCGCGCGACATCGAGTAGAAGATGCGCGGCTGCCCCATGAGCATCACCAGCACCACCGAGGCCAGGCCGGCGATGGCGCCGATGTTGATGAAGTAGGTCAGCCAGCGCAGCGCCGGGCCGGCCGCGTCGATGGCCACGAACACCGGGTGCGGCACGTTCAGCTTGGTGTAGTGCACCATTCCCGTCATCACCAGCGACATCAGGATGTACAGCACGGTGCAGATGGCCAGCGAGCCCAGCATGCCGATGGGCATGTCCTTCTGCGGGTTCTTGGCCTCCTGCGCCGCGGTGGAGACGGCGTCGAAGCCGATGTAGGCGAAGAACACCACCGCCGCGCCGCGCACGATCCCGCTGATCCCGTAGTGCCCGAACTCGCCGGTGTTGGGCGGGATCATGGGGCTCCAGTTCTCCTTGTGCACGTACTGGAAGCCGAAGAAGATCACCATCAGCACGATGGCCGTCTTCACCACCACGATCACGTTGTTGAAGCGGGCCGACTCCTGGATGCCGATCACCAGCAGCGTGGTCATCAGCAGCACCAGCACCACCGCGGGGATGTTCATGAACGCCCCGGTGCGCTGGATGTGCCCCTCGACCAGCGCGAAGGGCGCGGAGGAGAGCGCGGTGGGGATGGAGATCCCCAGCTCGTTGAGGAAGGCGGTGAAGTATCCCGACCACCCCACGGCCACCGTCGACGCCCCGAACAGGTACTCCAGGATCAGGTCCCACCCGATGATCCACGCGATCAGCTCGCCCAGCGTGGCGTAGCCGTAGGTGTACGCGCTGCCGGCGATGGGGATCATGGCGGCGAACTCGGCGTAGCACAGCCCGGCGAACAGGCACCCCAGGCCGGCCACGACGAACGAGATCCAGATGCCCGGCCCGGCGTACTGCGCCGCGGCGCTGCCGGTGAGCACGAAGATCCCCGCGCCGATGATGGCGCCGATGCCGAGCAGCACCAGGTTGCTCGCCGAGAGCGCGCGTTTGAGGCTGTGCTCGCCCTCGCTGAACGCGTCCTGCCGCAGCTCGTCGATGGACTTGCGAGCGAAAAGGCTCATGGAGGCTCCTGTGGAGGCGGAAGCGGCTGGCGGCGTCCGCCGTGGGGGTTGGCCGGGCGCCGCGTGCGTGCGGCGCGCCGCGTTCGGGTCCCGCCCTGGGGACCGTTCGGATGTCCGTCCGGGGGATGCGCGTGCGTCCGCCGGCGGGGGTGCTGCGTGGCTCGCGGGGGCGCCCGCTGGTCCAATCGGGGCGCGTTGCGTCTCGGAAAGGCAAGCAAACTGGCGCCGCCCGGCCACTCCGTCAAGCGCGCCCCGCCGTCCGCGCGCGCGGACGCCGGTCCATTCCCCGCCAGGGCGCGTGTCGGGCGACCGTGAAGACACCCGCGAGCC is a genomic window of Longimicrobium sp. containing:
- a CDS encoding amino acid permease, which gives rise to MSLFARKSIDELRQDAFSEGEHSLKRALSASNLVLLGIGAIIGAGIFVLTGSAAAQYAGPGIWISFVVAGLGCLFAGLCYAEFAAMIPIAGSAYTYGYATLGELIAWIIGWDLILEYLFGASTVAVGWSGYFTAFLNELGISIPTALSSAPFALVEGHIQRTGAFMNIPAVVLVLLMTTLLVIGIQESARFNNVIVVVKTAIVLMVIFFGFQYVHKENWSPMIPPNTGEFGHYGISGIVRGAAVVFFAYIGFDAVSTAAQEAKNPQKDMPIGMLGSLAICTVLYILMSLVMTGMVHYTKLNVPHPVFVAIDAAGPALRWLTYFINIGAIAGLASVVLVMLMGQPRIFYSMSRDGLLPAAFGKVHPRFRTPYITTIITGVVAAVIAGLFPIGVLGELVSIGTLLAFVIVCGGIIYLRYTEPNRERPFKTPLVPLVPILGILTCGYMMASLPGDTWLRLIIWMVIGLAIYFLYSRTHSVLQRTGHMSRSADFPPEGDSYTRSRDERPRS